In Phreatobacter aquaticus, a single genomic region encodes these proteins:
- a CDS encoding MBL fold metallo-hydrolase, which translates to MTAKVTILGCGSSGGVPRVGSGWGECDPHEPRNRRRRCSILVERSGPDGTTTVLVDTGPDLRDQLLSAGVTRLDGVLYTHDHADHTHGIDDLRPLAIHMRKRVEVYADTATTDTLTQRFAYCFVSPPGSDYPPIINLHPMTAHEPLAIAGPGGQIAATPFPVMHGAPYQALGFRFNNVVYCPDINVLLDESSCYFEGLDTLILDALRFTRHPTHLSIDEALAIVARYRPKQTVLTNLHTDVDYRQLAARLPDGVVPAYDGMTLAIDLA; encoded by the coding sequence ATGACGGCAAAGGTCACCATCCTCGGCTGCGGCTCCTCGGGCGGCGTGCCGCGTGTGGGATCGGGTTGGGGGGAATGCGACCCCCACGAGCCGCGCAACCGCCGCCGGCGCTGTTCCATCCTGGTCGAGCGCAGCGGGCCAGACGGCACCACGACGGTGCTGGTCGATACCGGCCCGGACCTGCGCGACCAATTGCTGAGCGCAGGCGTGACCCGTCTCGATGGCGTTCTCTACACCCACGACCATGCCGACCACACCCACGGGATCGACGATCTCCGGCCGCTCGCCATTCACATGCGGAAACGGGTGGAAGTCTATGCAGATACAGCGACAACCGACACACTGACACAGCGCTTCGCCTATTGCTTCGTCTCGCCACCGGGCAGCGACTATCCGCCGATCATCAATCTGCATCCGATGACAGCACACGAACCGCTGGCAATTGCCGGTCCCGGCGGACAGATCGCCGCGACTCCGTTCCCGGTGATGCATGGCGCGCCATATCAGGCGCTTGGGTTTCGGTTTAACAACGTTGTGTACTGTCCTGATATTAATGTTCTTTTGGATGAATCCTCGTGCTATTTTGAAGGCCTCGACACGCTCATTCTCGACGCGTTGCGCTTCACACGGCATCCGACCCATCTGAGCATCGACGAGGCGTTGGCCATTGTCGCGCGCTATCGACCGAAGCAGACCGTGCTCACCAATCTCCATACCGATGTCGACTATCGCCAATTGGCCGCGCGGCTGCCGGATGGCGTTGTGCCGGCCTATGACGGAATGACGCTGGCGATCGATCTCGCGTGA
- a CDS encoding helix-turn-helix domain-containing protein — translation MTPDNPSRTLHTVSEACRRLSISRTQLWRLCKDGRLDKIKIGKAGVRITDASVSRFASLH, via the coding sequence ATGACGCCCGACAATCCGAGCCGCACGCTTCACACCGTCTCCGAAGCCTGCCGCCGCCTCTCAATTAGCCGCACTCAGCTCTGGCGTCTCTGCAAGGATGGCCGGCTCGATAAGATCAAGATCGGCAAGGCCGGTGTGCGCATCACCGACGCCAGCGTCAGCCGCTTCGCATCGCTGCACTGA
- a CDS encoding VOC family protein: protein MISHLSFGVADLVRSQAFYDAALAPLGVVRVWDNAKGAGYGLAGGNDKLALFARPNDVSPPGPGFHLAFDAPSRQAVRLFHAAALASGGRDDGGPGIRAHYGPTYYAAFVIDPDGYKLEAVCQHALDA from the coding sequence ATGATCTCGCACCTGTCGTTCGGCGTTGCCGACCTCGTACGCTCCCAGGCCTTCTACGACGCGGCCCTCGCGCCGCTTGGCGTGGTCAGGGTCTGGGATAACGCGAAGGGGGCGGGTTACGGATTGGCCGGCGGCAATGACAAGCTGGCGCTGTTCGCCAGACCCAACGACGTGTCGCCGCCAGGGCCTGGCTTCCACCTGGCCTTCGACGCTCCGAGCCGTCAGGCCGTCCGACTGTTCCATGCTGCGGCACTTGCAAGTGGCGGCCGTGACGATGGCGGCCCTGGCATCCGGGCGCATTACGGGCCGACCTATTACGCAGCCTTCGTGATCGATCCCGATGGCTACAAGCTCGAGGCAGTTTGCCAGCACGCATTGGACGCATGA
- a CDS encoding TetR/AcrR family transcriptional regulator, with translation MSTSSLEELYVGMSDDLALMPDAVSPEPGSGDARADASDTAKKRQILDGARRVFFEHGFEAASMNDITRAAGVSKGTIYAYFPSKEALFEALVNFEREEQVDRLVAFDVTRRDIDQVLHEFAVRLVSAMTDPRSVARLRMVVGVAPRFPEIGRKFFEAGAHISRRKLGDFLTIKAEEGLLVLDDPSVAARQFLDLTVADIVRRVIFGLDTDLGGEAIAQNATQATAMFLKAYGPAAT, from the coding sequence TTGTCCACCAGCTCACTTGAGGAATTATACGTAGGCATGTCCGACGATTTGGCCCTGATGCCCGATGCCGTCAGCCCGGAGCCCGGGAGCGGGGACGCACGTGCCGATGCGTCCGACACCGCCAAGAAGCGCCAGATTCTCGATGGCGCACGTCGCGTGTTCTTCGAGCATGGCTTCGAGGCCGCGAGCATGAACGACATCACGCGGGCGGCCGGCGTGTCGAAGGGCACGATCTACGCCTATTTCCCCAGCAAGGAGGCCTTGTTCGAGGCGCTCGTTAATTTCGAGCGCGAGGAACAGGTGGATCGGCTGGTGGCTTTCGATGTGACCCGCCGGGATATCGATCAGGTCCTGCACGAATTCGCGGTCAGGCTGGTCTCCGCCATGACCGATCCGCGATCGGTTGCGCGCCTGCGCATGGTTGTCGGCGTTGCGCCACGCTTTCCCGAGATCGGCCGCAAGTTCTTCGAAGCCGGCGCGCATATTTCGCGACGCAAGCTCGGCGACTTTCTGACGATCAAGGCGGAGGAGGGCCTGTTGGTGCTCGATGACCCCTCCGTGGCGGCACGGCAGTTCCTCGACCTAACGGTGGCCGACATCGTGCGGCGGGTCATCTTCGGCCTGGATACCGACCTGGGCGGCGAGGCAATCGCTCAGAATGCCACCCAGGCCACCGCGATGTTCCTCAAGGCCTATGGACCTGCCGCCACATGA
- a CDS encoding lipase chaperone yields MNTECLPAAAVRTHVPDDFYVALVVTSPAHLFILPESPATIPPDANDCREVRWFRSADPFALTFGCSERGWHFGEHVVSVIAGDVELPAGDLPPANALPLLTESDLAPFADSARLEAEAATAIERAKIAAERAAIEGDASLSYDDMRAALFAFDLTTADRIELAARRAAQAFCADHRDPAVIEAELKAAAEVERDYRRQMAAERGVTAADRAEAERCQRQLAEAIATAEANTNLSNDKRQCAIRAARLDYDVTAEDVAAERQFDEDRKAGIAEAIKAEAEAEAAEAERIEAAAQAWLDYKDKEAAAATPVPAPAPAAPPAADPYAALYDVPGLVGAITRYICDTALQPMPLHALGAALVAIGTAAGRRYRGPTKCSCVLYVANIAESGTGKEHPMDTAKVIMRKAGLGQHIGPGEFASGEAFMKTVTKQPLGFSAVDEFGSVWSDMNNQRMPWMGKIARYMRTQWGKNFGSLETTAKALDASVTIIAPHFSIIGASTPKQFWHSLRGSNVEDGTLNRMLVLTAEPGKHDPSHKPCDEGVPDRIVTLLKAIYGDQMYPDRNDRESLGHVIDIPFGDGAEDYWTRMRDGFATRAANPAIGLFFRRAAEMSLRVAQIRAIGINPLQPVITVADLEWGSWIVGLSTTAMASNGVDFIADSEHQANLKEVRRIIRKAGGTMTRTKLVRALDGTMKARDLDDAVRLLIDGGEVAEETVKPGEQGGRPGKVYKLNKTA; encoded by the coding sequence GTGAATACCGAATGCCTGCCTGCCGCCGCCGTGCGGACCCACGTCCCCGATGACTTTTATGTCGCCCTCGTGGTGACGTCACCGGCTCACCTTTTCATCCTCCCCGAGAGCCCCGCAACCATTCCGCCGGACGCCAATGACTGCCGCGAGGTGCGCTGGTTCCGCTCCGCCGATCCTTTTGCCCTGACGTTCGGCTGCAGCGAGCGCGGATGGCATTTCGGCGAGCATGTCGTGTCCGTCATCGCCGGTGACGTGGAACTGCCCGCAGGCGACCTGCCGCCCGCTAATGCCCTCCCCTTGCTCACCGAATCCGACCTCGCGCCGTTCGCAGATTCCGCGCGGCTTGAAGCCGAAGCTGCCACCGCAATCGAGCGCGCCAAGATCGCCGCCGAGCGGGCCGCTATCGAGGGCGACGCCAGCTTGTCCTATGACGACATGAGGGCAGCCCTTTTCGCCTTCGACCTCACGACCGCCGACCGCATCGAGCTTGCCGCCCGCCGCGCTGCGCAGGCATTCTGCGCCGATCACCGAGACCCAGCCGTCATCGAAGCCGAGTTGAAGGCAGCCGCCGAGGTTGAGCGGGACTACCGCCGCCAGATGGCCGCAGAGCGTGGCGTGACCGCCGCAGATCGCGCCGAGGCCGAACGCTGCCAGCGCCAGCTTGCCGAAGCCATCGCCACCGCCGAAGCCAATACGAACCTGTCCAATGACAAGAGGCAGTGCGCTATCCGCGCCGCCCGCCTCGACTATGACGTGACAGCCGAAGACGTCGCCGCAGAACGGCAGTTTGACGAGGATCGCAAGGCCGGCATCGCCGAGGCCATCAAGGCAGAGGCCGAAGCCGAGGCAGCCGAAGCCGAACGGATCGAAGCAGCCGCACAAGCATGGCTCGATTACAAGGACAAGGAAGCTGCCGCCGCCACACCCGTCCCCGCACCCGCGCCCGCCGCGCCTCCCGCGGCCGACCCTTACGCCGCGCTCTATGACGTTCCGGGGCTCGTGGGGGCCATCACTCGCTATATCTGCGATACCGCCTTGCAGCCGATGCCCTTGCACGCCCTTGGGGCTGCCCTCGTCGCCATTGGCACCGCTGCCGGCCGTCGCTATCGCGGGCCGACCAAGTGCTCTTGCGTCCTGTACGTCGCCAATATCGCGGAGTCCGGCACCGGCAAGGAACACCCTATGGACACGGCCAAGGTCATCATGCGCAAGGCCGGCTTGGGACAGCATATCGGTCCCGGCGAGTTCGCATCGGGCGAAGCGTTCATGAAGACCGTCACCAAGCAGCCGCTCGGCTTCTCCGCCGTTGACGAGTTCGGCAGCGTTTGGAGCGACATGAACAATCAGCGCATGCCTTGGATGGGCAAGATCGCCCGTTACATGCGCACGCAATGGGGCAAGAACTTCGGATCGCTGGAAACCACCGCCAAGGCACTGGACGCCAGCGTCACCATTATCGCCCCTCACTTTTCGATCATCGGCGCTTCGACGCCCAAGCAGTTCTGGCATTCGTTGCGCGGCTCGAATGTCGAAGACGGCACGCTGAATCGCATGCTCGTTCTGACAGCCGAACCGGGCAAGCATGACCCGTCGCACAAGCCCTGTGACGAGGGGGTGCCAGATCGCATCGTGACCCTGCTTAAGGCGATCTATGGGGACCAGATGTATCCTGATCGCAATGACCGGGAGAGCCTTGGACACGTTATCGACATCCCGTTCGGCGACGGAGCCGAAGACTACTGGACGAGGATGCGCGACGGCTTTGCCACGAGGGCAGCCAACCCGGCTATTGGCCTGTTCTTCCGCCGGGCCGCTGAAATGTCGCTTCGCGTTGCGCAGATCAGGGCCATCGGCATCAATCCTCTGCAGCCTGTCATCACCGTCGCTGACCTCGAATGGGGCTCGTGGATTGTCGGCCTCTCGACCACGGCAATGGCCAGCAACGGAGTCGACTTCATCGCCGACAGCGAGCATCAGGCCAACCTTAAGGAGGTGCGCCGGATCATCAGGAAGGCCGGCGGGACCATGACACGGACCAAGCTCGTTCGCGCCTTGGACGGCACCATGAAGGCACGCGACCTTGATGACGCGGTGCGGCTTCTGATCGACGGCGGAGAGGTTGCCGAGGAGACCGTTAAGCCGGGCGAACAGGGTGGCCGGCCGGGCAAGGTCTATAAGCTGAATAAGACCGCCTGA
- a CDS encoding diguanylate cyclase domain-containing protein: protein MVASNATPSLKLHRHFRPLALGLIALVCLSFLGLGSWREWVLRDVELRGAETEISNLSQSLIRHADDTVEIADIVLSGLALRLEMQGTSAPALRTLKDFIVLRKQAVGRLRGLFVYDSTGRWLAASEEVDLNRFNNADRDYFRHHQANSSSTVHVGQPIRSRSGGQWILPISKRFNNPDGSFGGVVLATIDVTFFSDFFRTFDLGQHGVIALVAADRVILARHPIDEQALGRQIGMTVAGRAEPGETVRLVTLVSPVDGVERVNALRRSSINPFYIVVAMSRDDILAAWRKGAAERMALSAVLTLIVALLAISTVRRVDERHKILMALASSEAEFRLLAEGANDMVTRINPDGTVAYASPSSLDVIGLHPEQLVGSSTLPNIHPDDQQAVATLIVALRRGDLVKTKISHRMRHLERGEIWVESSLRVTRGGVDGKVNGVIAVTRDVTQHKLREVGLADLAGKDGLTGIANRRTFDQTLATEWLRCQRERQCLSLLMIDVDHFKRYNDAHGHQAGDECLRRVASALGVTILRPADLVARYGGEEFAILLPGTDAAGAREVGEKVRAAVEALALPHGAGGSLPFVTASIGCATAWPKVLDPLSHNDLVEAADRALYMAKHAGRNRVETSPELIGAGQRRLSA from the coding sequence ATGGTCGCATCGAACGCAACCCCGTCGCTGAAACTTCACCGGCACTTCCGGCCTCTTGCTCTGGGGTTGATCGCGCTGGTCTGCCTCTCGTTCCTCGGGCTCGGCTCCTGGCGCGAATGGGTCTTGCGCGATGTCGAGTTGCGGGGCGCCGAGACCGAGATCAGCAATCTGTCTCAATCGCTCATCCGTCACGCCGACGACACCGTCGAAATCGCCGATATCGTGCTGAGCGGGCTGGCGCTGAGGCTGGAGATGCAAGGCACCTCAGCCCCGGCGCTGCGGACGCTGAAGGACTTCATTGTTTTGCGCAAGCAGGCTGTTGGCCGCCTGCGCGGGCTATTCGTCTACGATTCCACCGGCAGGTGGCTAGCGGCCTCGGAGGAGGTCGATCTCAACCGCTTCAACAATGCCGACCGTGACTATTTTCGTCATCATCAGGCCAACTCCTCCAGCACCGTCCATGTGGGGCAGCCAATTCGGAGCCGTTCTGGCGGGCAGTGGATCCTGCCGATCTCGAAGCGCTTCAACAATCCGGACGGGTCGTTTGGCGGCGTCGTTCTGGCAACGATCGATGTCACGTTTTTCTCGGACTTCTTCCGCACGTTCGACCTTGGGCAACATGGCGTGATCGCTCTTGTCGCGGCGGATCGGGTGATACTGGCGCGCCATCCCATCGATGAGCAGGCGCTCGGTCGTCAGATCGGCATGACCGTCGCGGGGAGGGCGGAACCCGGTGAAACGGTCCGCCTGGTGACCCTGGTCTCGCCCGTCGATGGCGTCGAACGCGTCAACGCACTGCGCCGCAGTTCGATCAACCCCTTCTATATCGTCGTCGCCATGTCGCGCGACGATATCCTCGCGGCCTGGCGAAAGGGCGCAGCTGAGCGCATGGCGCTTTCGGCAGTGCTCACACTGATTGTCGCGCTCCTGGCCATATCGACGGTCCGCCGCGTCGACGAGCGGCACAAGATCCTGATGGCGCTGGCCTCAAGCGAAGCCGAGTTCCGGCTGCTGGCCGAAGGCGCCAACGACATGGTGACGCGGATCAATCCCGACGGAACGGTTGCCTATGCCTCGCCATCCTCGCTCGACGTGATCGGTTTGCACCCGGAGCAACTCGTGGGGTCCTCGACGCTCCCGAACATCCACCCGGACGACCAGCAGGCCGTGGCGACGCTGATTGTGGCTCTGCGCAGGGGCGATCTGGTCAAGACCAAGATCAGCCACCGGATGCGCCATTTGGAACGCGGCGAGATCTGGGTTGAAAGTTCACTGCGTGTCACGCGTGGCGGTGTTGACGGCAAGGTCAACGGCGTCATTGCGGTCACGCGCGACGTCACTCAGCACAAGCTGCGCGAGGTAGGGCTCGCCGACCTTGCCGGCAAGGATGGGCTGACGGGCATTGCCAATCGCCGGACGTTCGATCAGACCTTGGCGACCGAATGGCTGCGCTGCCAGCGCGAGCGTCAGTGCCTGTCCCTGCTGATGATCGATGTGGATCATTTCAAGCGCTACAATGATGCGCACGGCCATCAGGCGGGTGATGAATGCCTTCGCCGGGTCGCATCGGCGCTTGGCGTAACAATCCTAAGGCCGGCGGATCTTGTCGCGCGCTATGGCGGCGAGGAATTTGCGATCCTTCTGCCTGGCACCGATGCCGCTGGCGCTCGCGAGGTCGGCGAAAAGGTGCGCGCGGCCGTCGAGGCCCTGGCGCTGCCGCATGGCGCGGGAGGCTCGTTGCCTTTCGTCACAGCCAGCATCGGCTGCGCGACAGCCTGGCCAAAGGTGCTTGACCCGCTTTCCCATAACGATCTGGTCGAGGCAGCCGACAGGGCGCTTTACATGGCCAAGCATGCCGGTCGCAACCGGGTCGAGACCTCCCCGGAGCTGATCGGGGCGGGGCAACGGCGCCTCAGCGCCTGA
- a CDS encoding DHA2 family efflux MFS transporter permease subunit yields MSTAAAASPSTIPAPAAPAPAVERVPLGHIIAFAAMVFGMFMAILDIQIVSASLAEIQAGLGASADEISWVQTAYLIAEVIMIPLSGLLSRAFSTRILFTASAAGFTLMSLMCAMSSSIGEMIVWRALQGFVGGAMIPTVFATSFTIFPPSKRSIVSPLIGMVATMAPTIGPTVGGYLTDLFSWHWLFLVNVPAGLIITATVWRYIDFDKPEFSILKHFDWWGLGAMALFLGGLEYVLEEGPGHDWFRDEAVLIAGIACGGGAIVFFWRAFTRELPIVDLSAFANRNFWTGCLASFVMGIGLYGLTYVYPVYLSRVRGFSALMIGETMFLTGACMFLAAPIVGRLSTRVDLRLMMAIGFLGFAAGTWQASYVTKDWTFGELIVPQVLRGFSLMMCMVPINNLTLGTLPLTRIKNAAGLYNLTRNLGGAVGLALINQLINDRTDLHLQRLRDSVAWGRFRAEETLAALTLQFQSLGSDAEAAALKQMAAIVRREALVMALGDVFTVLTVLFVSMVLLVLLMRRAKPAGTGSGGH; encoded by the coding sequence ATGAGCACCGCTGCCGCCGCCAGTCCATCGACGATCCCGGCGCCGGCGGCACCGGCACCTGCCGTAGAGCGCGTTCCGCTCGGCCACATCATCGCCTTCGCGGCCATGGTGTTCGGCATGTTCATGGCCATCCTGGACATCCAGATCGTCTCGGCGTCGCTCGCCGAGATCCAGGCCGGGCTCGGTGCCAGCGCCGACGAGATCTCCTGGGTCCAGACCGCCTATCTGATCGCGGAGGTCATCATGATCCCGCTGTCGGGCCTGTTGTCGCGGGCTTTCTCGACGCGGATCCTGTTCACGGCCTCAGCCGCCGGCTTCACCCTGATGAGCCTGATGTGCGCGATGTCGTCGTCGATCGGCGAGATGATCGTCTGGCGCGCGCTGCAAGGCTTTGTCGGGGGTGCGATGATCCCGACCGTGTTCGCCACCTCGTTCACGATCTTTCCCCCGTCCAAGCGCTCGATCGTCTCGCCGCTCATCGGCATGGTGGCGACCATGGCGCCGACGATAGGCCCGACGGTCGGCGGCTATCTCACCGATCTGTTCTCCTGGCATTGGCTGTTCCTGGTCAATGTCCCGGCTGGCCTGATCATCACGGCGACGGTCTGGCGCTATATCGATTTCGACAAGCCGGAATTCTCGATCCTCAAGCATTTCGACTGGTGGGGCCTGGGCGCCATGGCGCTTTTCCTCGGCGGGCTCGAATATGTGCTTGAGGAAGGCCCCGGTCATGACTGGTTTCGCGACGAGGCCGTGCTGATCGCAGGCATCGCCTGTGGCGGCGGCGCTATCGTGTTCTTCTGGCGGGCCTTCACACGCGAGTTGCCGATCGTCGATCTCTCGGCCTTCGCCAATCGCAATTTCTGGACGGGGTGCCTCGCCTCCTTCGTCATGGGCATCGGGCTTTACGGCCTCACCTATGTCTATCCGGTCTATCTCAGCCGGGTCCGTGGCTTCTCAGCCTTGATGATCGGCGAGACCATGTTCCTCACCGGTGCCTGCATGTTCCTCGCCGCCCCGATCGTCGGCCGCCTGTCAACGCGGGTGGACCTCAGATTGATGATGGCCATCGGGTTTCTGGGTTTCGCCGCCGGCACCTGGCAGGCCTCCTACGTCACCAAGGACTGGACCTTCGGCGAACTGATCGTGCCACAGGTGCTGCGCGGCTTCTCCCTGATGATGTGCATGGTGCCGATCAACAACCTGACGCTCGGCACCCTGCCCCTCACCCGCATCAAGAACGCGGCGGGGCTCTATAACCTCACGCGCAATCTCGGCGGCGCGGTGGGGCTCGCGCTGATCAACCAGCTGATCAACGATCGCACCGACCTTCACCTGCAACGGCTGAGGGATTCGGTCGCCTGGGGCCGTTTCCGCGCCGAGGAAACGCTTGCCGCCCTCACCCTGCAGTTCCAGTCACTCGGCTCCGATGCGGAGGCCGCTGCGCTGAAGCAGATGGCCGCGATTGTCCGGCGCGAGGCGCTGGTCATGGCGCTTGGCGACGTGTTCACCGTGCTGACGGTGCTGTTCGTCTCCATGGTCCTGCTGGTGCTGCTCATGAGACGGGCCAAGCCCGCAGGCACCGGCAGCGGCGGCCATTGA
- a CDS encoding TatD family hydrolase has translation MWVDSHCHLDFPELAADRAGLIARAQAVGLQSMVTISTRVRRFDQILPIAADNPGIWCSVGTHPHNAHEELDVTVADLVRLSAHPKVVAIGEAGLDYHYDKSPRDAQEQGFLTHIAAARETGLPLVIHARDADDRTAAILTEEMGKGAFKAVLHCFTASEALAITGIELGLYVSFSGIATYRSAQNLRDIAARLPADRILIETDAPYLAPGKFRGKTNEPSFVVETGKAIAEARGVSPEEMARQTTDNFYRLFAKADRAQVLAAD, from the coding sequence ATGTGGGTCGACAGCCATTGCCATCTCGATTTCCCGGAACTGGCCGCTGATCGCGCCGGGCTGATCGCGCGCGCCCAGGCGGTGGGCCTCCAGTCCATGGTGACCATCTCGACGCGGGTGCGCCGCTTCGACCAGATATTGCCGATTGCCGCAGACAATCCTGGCATCTGGTGCTCTGTCGGTACCCATCCGCACAATGCCCACGAGGAACTGGACGTGACGGTTGCCGATCTCGTGCGGTTGTCGGCCCATCCGAAGGTCGTTGCGATCGGCGAAGCAGGCCTCGACTATCACTATGACAAGTCGCCGCGTGACGCTCAGGAACAAGGCTTCCTGACCCATATCGCAGCCGCGCGCGAAACCGGCCTGCCACTGGTGATCCATGCGCGCGACGCGGACGACCGGACGGCGGCGATCCTGACCGAGGAAATGGGGAAGGGGGCCTTCAAGGCCGTTCTCCACTGCTTCACGGCGTCCGAGGCGCTGGCCATCACCGGCATCGAGCTCGGGCTCTATGTCTCCTTCTCAGGCATCGCCACCTACCGCAGCGCCCAGAACCTGCGCGACATCGCAGCCAGGCTGCCCGCCGACCGGATCCTGATCGAGACCGACGCGCCCTATCTCGCGCCGGGCAAGTTCCGCGGCAAGACCAACGAGCCGAGCTTCGTTGTGGAGACGGGCAAGGCGATCGCCGAGGCGCGGGGCGTGTCGCCGGAAGAGATGGCGCGCCAGACCACCGACAATTTCTATCGGCTGTTCGCCAAGGCGGACCGCGCCCAAGTGCTCGCCGCGGACTGA
- a CDS encoding HlyD family secretion protein → MLDSSAAKSDASLHEPAVPGGAPVAETAQPTRSAGPAKAAVAPAAPATPPARRGTGRKRILALIALAAVATGGWYGMDWWTTGRFIVSTDDAYVRADTTILAAKASGYVTEVLVRDNSAVKAGEILAKIDDGDYRLAVEAAAAKVATQDAVLARVDAQIAAQQTAVQQVRAQLGVYEVDIQRTTAALARAQQLIRNEFASQAALDTAKADRDRILAQVEQAKAGVASAEAQIGVLNGQRAEAEAQKVELANALARARRDLDFTLVRSPVDGVVGNRAVQVGQFVQPGTRLLAVVATASIYVEANLKETQLARVRPGEPVTLKVDAFGEQTLTGRVESIAPASGATFSLLPPENATGNFTKIVQRIPVRIVLDPQTVASGRLRPGMSVVVSIRTDREAEPARLGQVSR, encoded by the coding sequence GTGCTGGATTCCTCCGCCGCCAAGTCCGATGCATCGCTTCATGAGCCGGCCGTACCGGGAGGGGCCCCCGTCGCGGAAACGGCGCAGCCGACGCGCTCCGCCGGACCCGCCAAAGCAGCTGTGGCGCCGGCAGCGCCTGCCACGCCCCCTGCCCGGCGCGGCACGGGCCGCAAACGCATTCTGGCCCTGATCGCCCTTGCCGCCGTTGCGACCGGCGGCTGGTATGGCATGGACTGGTGGACCACGGGCCGGTTCATCGTCTCCACCGATGATGCCTATGTGAGGGCCGATACGACCATTCTCGCCGCCAAGGCCTCCGGCTATGTCACCGAAGTGCTGGTCCGCGACAATTCGGCTGTGAAGGCCGGAGAAATTCTCGCCAAGATCGACGACGGCGACTATCGGCTCGCCGTCGAGGCGGCGGCCGCCAAGGTCGCGACACAGGACGCGGTTCTCGCCCGTGTTGATGCCCAGATCGCCGCCCAGCAGACCGCCGTGCAGCAGGTCCGCGCGCAGCTTGGCGTCTATGAGGTGGATATCCAACGGACGACAGCAGCTCTTGCGCGCGCCCAGCAGCTGATCCGCAACGAGTTCGCAAGTCAGGCTGCGCTCGATACGGCCAAGGCCGATCGTGATCGCATCCTGGCCCAGGTCGAACAGGCCAAGGCGGGTGTTGCCAGCGCCGAGGCCCAGATTGGTGTCCTCAACGGCCAGCGTGCCGAGGCCGAGGCCCAGAAGGTCGAACTCGCCAATGCGCTCGCCCGCGCCCGGCGCGATCTCGACTTCACGCTGGTCCGCTCGCCCGTCGACGGCGTGGTCGGCAACCGCGCGGTGCAGGTCGGCCAGTTCGTCCAGCCCGGCACGCGCCTGCTGGCCGTGGTGGCGACCGCGTCCATCTATGTCGAAGCCAACCTGAAGGAAACGCAGCTCGCCCGCGTGCGTCCCGGCGAGCCGGTAACCCTGAAGGTCGATGCATTCGGGGAGCAGACGCTGACGGGCCGGGTCGAGAGCATCGCGCCGGCGTCGGGGGCAACCTTCTCGCTGCTGCCGCCGGAAAACGCCACCGGCAACTTCACCAAGATTGTCCAACGCATTCCGGTACGGATCGTCCTCGATCCCCAGACCGTCGCCTCCGGACGTCTGAGGCCCGGCATGTCGGTGGTGGTCTCCATCCGTACCGATCGCGAAGCAGAGCCTGCCCGCCTCGGACAGGTGTCGCGATAG